TGAGGCTTATACCCAAAACAAAAACCAAGAAAAGAGCCTTTCACTCACAGCATCTGGTTCTATTTCTGAAGGTGAGAGCAATCTATCGAAGCAGTGCCCAGAAATTGTACAAACCAAAGTGCCACTAGAAGCATCCAATACAACTTCCCTGCAAGTATCATCACATACTACAAAGGAAGAAATCATAAGCCGCATATAGTCTAAGTAACCTGCCTATCTTATCCAGTAAGACAATTTTGCGAAAGTGACATAACTTTTATCAGAAAATGAGGTGAGTTAGCATTCTATTTTCAGAAAATGTCTATTAAACAACAAATAGGCATGAAAGACTGGTGCAGAATGAAGGTTCTGATGATAATACAGTTCTAATAACTAAACTACCTCTCTCCAAAACAACAATAAATGTTTAAGTATGTACGTTTCATCTACTACTATTAGAGGTTAACTTCAACTCAGCAGTTGACATAGTAGaaatttttcaaaaattagaaCAAAAAGATCTTGAGAGCAGTGCAAGGTCCATGAGAAATATGCTCACGGTGACGGTTTAAGAATTCCAGCATTATTTTATAACTTATGGATATCAATGTAGGGGATCTGTAATTCAGTGCTTCCTTACCGTGAACACGGCCGGTCTTCTCGCAGAGAAAAAGTTCCCCAATTTGATAGTAGGAGCATGTGTCCCCAGAACAAGCATGGCCAGTAACAACCTCGTCAGGCAAGCCTCTGCTGGTTCTCCATATAGACACTTGATCAGCAACTGTTTTATTGAGAATTATGTGGTCATCGTTCACCTTCACATGTAAAACAGCAAATATTAGGATAGCCTCTAAACATCATAAGCTTGATACATAAAGACAGATTAAACCGAAGGAAAAACGAAGTATCTCAAATGCCTCTATCAGGCATGCCATTTGGGGCCTGGATCCATCATGCAAACAATGGATCCTATCAAGGTTTAGCCAATATTATTAACCAAAGTACTAATAAAACTCCGTGCTATAATTCCTCAAATATCCATTTGCAAACCCTCAAGTGTCAGAATATATATCGCAACAGATAATTACGTTAATATCAGGTCAAATGACTAGATTTAAGCAATCCATCCAAAAATGTGACATTTTACTTCTTTTCAGCAAAAGCAACTGAATAGTACTTTTACACATTAGTTCATCATTTCTAGATTCTTTCTTACTTGTGAAGGAAGGGGTGCTTGGCTTCTCTTGGCCGCCTGCATTTGGATATAATATTCTTTGAACTCAGAAGGAGTATTCCTAACAAATTCAGCCATATCCTCTTCATCACGCTGCAAAAAGACGTAAGTAAAGTTCAGGGCGACATACTTTAACCTTATCCATTCGAAGGGAACTAAGGTTAAGACTTTAGTGTGGTTGCCCAAATAATTTTCTGAAATATTCCCTTCAGAATTGCCGACTGAGATGGGTTTGGATTAAGATAATGAGAAATAATAACCTGGATGTAAAGCTTTTTCCAGGCGCATTCACGTAACTTGTTGGTAGGAGATAACAGACCCCACCTCATACAATACCTGCAGAATTTTATAGGTGGATATTTACTATGTTAATAGAAAATCCATAGATGAGGAAATGTGTATCGGTAGGCATGGACGCACTAGTATGAGAAGGTCAACAATATGGTACTCGTTTAGCTAAATTACTTATTTTATAGCACATTACTTGAGATTACGGTTTTAGTAAGTGCGTAACTACGACATAATACTCCATCTTTCAATATTCACCAGTATGGACCCATCTTGACGTTGGTACTCGTACCAGACGCACACGGACACTGCAACAGCTTTATTAGCATTTAAACTTAATACTCTGGTAGCTTAGTCCgataaagcttaagaaaatagacgaaacaaaaaaaaaaatgaaagaaaagagatgaaaatgGGTCCTTATACTTCAGTATGATTATATATGCAGCAATTTATTTTATTAAGAAGATTACATAACGTAAACTTGATCCTAACCTCTGTGTCCCTGTTTCCTACTTTTCTTGGACACCGTGTCAGAGCATCCGTATTCACACTCGACAATGACACTGGCACCTGTATCCTTGTTACAGAGACTAAAAACATTGCGCAAACTGCAACCTGTCAATGAATGTAACTCAAAACTAAACTATCTGTTCACATATTGATGAGGTTGACAACCTAACAATAATAAGTTCCTAATATAAAGTAGTAGTATGGCAAGTCAGGGTCTAGTCCACAGGAAGGTGTGAGTCTAAGTTGTTATAAGGAACAAATTATTGATGCTTAAAGGATTCATTCAAAACAATTAACTGATAAATATAGAGTAATTAAAATTATGAGATGAATATTGAACTTAGTAGCAGCCTAGGCAAAAGTAAGAATGGAACTAAATATAAAATATGCTTAAACTGAATCTAAACTCTCAAATATCTtgaaaaaatagaagaaaatggAAGAAGTGTTGCCCAAATGACACTAATTAAACCTTAGTTACCAGGAACGTGAGAAGTGGTCATGAATCTCACTGAGATTCGTGATGCTCCCAATGAGTGAAAAACGTTTCACCTCTTTTTAGTTTATAATAAGTAAGCATATCTGATATCTAGTTTCATATCTGTTAGTATAATTTTCATATCTTCGTATCTTTATCTAGAATATCATGTATCTATCTCATATGTGTTCTAGGTTACCTATTTTATAGGCATGTGATATCTGTATTACTTATCTAGTTTAGTGTTTATCTTATCAAGAAAATAGGTCAATGTATATCTTATGTGATCAAACTCCTATATTAGATGATAAACTAAATCCTCAGAAGTCGTTTAAACCATTCTCTTCCACTTAGTCTTGTACTTTTATTACATACGCTCACAATTTTAAATTTACATTAACCTTATTTACTACTTCGATCATAATGTAGGAAAGTATGAAGAAAATGTAGGAAAGTATGAAGAAAATCTAAGTGTCAGTATACGTTTTTGTGTTCTTTATTAAGTCCGAATGGGTCAGTGTATTTTAAGTCCGAGCAATTTTGAATGGATAATTTAATAAAatatagaaataaaaaaaaactataactCACAGTCGGCGCCATAGCGACTCATCAGATGCAGCAAAGTTCAGATATTTACAGACACAGGAGCAGGCGATAAGATCCTGCACACCAACCAGATATCCCCTTGAATTAATCTGacaccaaaaaaaaacaatttaagaaggaaaagaaagataaGGGATAAAGAAAGTAGTACTAACCTCAGAAGAAAGGAATTTGAGAATGTTATGAAACAATTCAGAAGGAATCATGCTGAAATTTGACCCTAGGGTGCTACATTTCAGCATCAAAATCTGCCTGCTTGGAAATCTTCTAGCATTTTGAGTTTGATCATCATCATCCTGTGTCGTATTACTGGTACTAGTAGTAGTAAAAGGTTC
This is a stretch of genomic DNA from Papaver somniferum cultivar HN1 chromosome 1, ASM357369v1, whole genome shotgun sequence. It encodes these proteins:
- the LOC113308948 gene encoding F-box protein SKIP31-like isoform X2 is translated as MTISEDEEDANLAHFLESEVLSISDEDEVHHLSSSPPFNNNVQDDEDGTEEVEGENSCLSPLSSNNNTNKRLRELPDSNVGGCVTHHQGEPGAEKKKRQKEPFTTTSTSNTTQDDDDQTQNARRFPSRQILMLKCSTLGSNFSMIPSELFHNILKFLSSEDLIACSCVCKYLNFAASDESLWRRLYCMRWGLLSPTNKLRECAWKKLYIQRDEEDMAEFVRNTPSEFKEYYIQMQAAKRSQAPLPSQVNDDHIILNKTVADQVSIWRTSRGLPDEVVTGHACSGDTCSYYQIGELFLCEKTGRVHVCDDTCREVVLDASSGTLVCTISGHCFDRLLSPSEIEPDAEQQGGGTDEAEPFMGSGRFGV
- the LOC113308948 gene encoding F-box protein SKIP31-like isoform X1, encoding MTISEDEEDANLAHFLESEVLSISDEDEVHHLSSSPPFNNNVQDDEDGTEEVEGENSCLSPLSSNNNTNKRLRELPDSNVGGCVTHHQGEPGAEKKKRQKEPFTTTSTSNTTQDDDDQTQNARRFPSRQILMLKCSTLGSNFSMIPSELFHNILKFLSSEDLIACSCVCKYLNFAASDESLWRRLYCMRWGLLSPTNKLRECAWKKLYIQRDEEDMAEFVRNTPSEFKEYYIQMQAAKRSQAPLPSQVNDDHIILNKTVADQVSIWRTSRGLPDEVVTGHACSGDTCSYYQIGELFLCEKTGRVHVCDDTCREVVLDASSGTLVCTISGHCFDRLLSPSEIEPDAEQQGGGTDEAEPFMGSGRFARAYLLGYNCADEKELEAVSRFC